ACGAGACCTACGTCCAGGCCGCCGGCACGATCCCGCCGAAGGCCGAGCCGCTGTACGCCCAGGAGCTGTACGCGATCCTCGACGTGCCCATGTCGGGCGTGCTGAGCCGCAAGGACGCCAGCATCGACCAGCTCCTCGCGGACGCCGAGACGAAGGCCAACTCGGTGCTGGCGGCCAAGGGCTGACCCTATGCAGATCTTGAGGCGCAATCTGACGGCCTACGGGTTCTTGTGCGCGGCGCTGGCGTGTTTCACGGTGTTCGCCTGGTATCCGATGGTCAGGGAGTTCATTCTGAGCTTCCAGAAGACCGACCTGATCAACGAGCCGATCTGGGTGGGCCTGGACAACTTCGTCACGGCCTTCCGGGACCCGGCCTTCGGTGAGGCGTGGCTGAACACGCTGGAGTTCACGTTCCTCGCACTGGTCTGCGGCTACGCCGTGCCGTTCGTCGTCGCGCTCGTGCTGAACGAGCTGCGCCACGCCCGGGCCTACCTGCGGTTCGTGGTCTACCTGCCGGTCATGCTGCCGCCGATCGTGGCGGTGCTGCTGTTCAGGTGGTTCTACGATCCGGGGCCCGGGCTGTTCAACCAGGTGCTCGACGTCTTCGGCCTGCCGCCGCTGGCCTGGCTGGACAGCTCCTCGACCGCGCTGATCTCCCTGGTCATCGTCTCGACGTGGATGAACATGGGCAGCGCGACGCTCATCTACCTCGCCGCGCTGCAGAACATCCCGCCGGAGCTGTACGAGGCCGCGGAGCTCGACGGCGCCGGCATCTGGAAGCGCATCAGGCACGTCACGATCCCGCAGACCCGGCTGATCCTGCTGCTCATGCTGATGTTGCAGATCGTGGCCACCATGCAGGTGTTCATCGAGCCGTACATGCTGACCGGCGGCGGCCCGGAGAACGCCACCGTCACGGTCGCGTACCTGATGTTCCAGAACGCGTTCACACTCCAGGACTACGGCTCGGCGGGTGCGCTCGGCATGATGCTGATGATCGTGCTGCTCGTGTTCGCCGCCTTCCAGCTCCGCCTGACGAGGGAGGACAAGGCGTGATCTCCGTCGGGGCCCAGGTGACGACCCGGGGCAAGCGGGGCAGGAAGCGGTCACCGAGGCCGATCGAGGTGCAGTTCCGTACGATCGTCTCGCCGCACCAGCTCAACAGCAGATGGGGCCGGCGCATCTACTGGATCGTGCTGGCGGCGGTGCTCCTGCTGTTCACGCTGGCGTTCGTCTTCCCGCTGTACTGGATGGTCACGGGCGCGCTGAAGACGCCGGAGGAGCTGGCGCAGATGCCGCCCACGCTCTTCCCCGCCGATCCGACGCCGGACGCCTTCTTCGAGGCGTGGGACCTGTTCGACATCGGCACGCTGCTGCTGAACACCGGCTACTACTCGCTGGGCGGCTGGATCGTCTGCATGGCCGTGGACGTGTCGGCGGCGTACGCGCTGTCGAAGCTGCGGCCCATGTTCGGCAACGTCATCCTCGGCATGATGCTGGCCACGCTGATGATCCCGGCGATGGTCGTGCTCATCCCGCTGTACGTGACGGTCGTGGACCTGGGCCTGCTCAACAGTCCGTGGGCGCTGTGGCTGCCCGCGGCGGCCAACGGCTTCAACATCTTCCTGCTCAAGCGCTTCTTCGACTCGATTCCCCGTGAGCTGATCGAGGCCGCGCAGATCGACGGCGCGGGCGCGGTACGGACCCTGCGCTCGGTGGTCCTGCCCATCTCCCGCCCCATCCTGGGCGTGGTGTCGATCTTCACCATCGTCACCTCGTTCAAGGACTTCGTCTGGCCGCTGCTCGTCATGACCGACAGCGACAAGATGACGATCAGCGTGGGCCTGTCACAGACGGCCGGGGCCGTCACCCAGAACCAGGTCATGGGCGGGCTGCTGATCACCAGCATCCCCATGATCATCGTTTTCTTCATCTTCCAACGGCACATCATGGCGGGTCTCACCGCCGGAAGCATCAAGGGATAAGCGCATGTCGCAAACGTGGTGGCGGGGGGCCGCGATCTACCAGGTCTACCTGCGTAGTTTCGCCGACGGCAACGGCGACGGCGCCGGCGATCTGGCCGGGCTGCGCTCCCGCCTGCCGTATCTGAAGGACCTGGGGATCGACGCCATCTGGCTGAACCCGTGGTACCCGTCTCCGATGGCCGACGGCGGCTACGACGTGGCCGACTACCGCGACATCGAGCCGGTCTTCGGGACTCTGGGCGAGGCCGAGCGCTTCATCGAGGAGGCGCACGCGCTCGACATCAAGGTCATCATCGACGTCGTCCCGAACCACAGCTCCACCGAGAGCGCCTGGTTCAAGGAGGCCCTGGCGAACCCGGCGGCCCGCGACCGGTTCTGGTTCGCCGACGAGCCGCTCAACGACTGGCAGTCCATCTTCGGCGGCTCGGCCTGGACGCAGGTGCCCGACGGGCAGTGGTACCTGCACCTGTTCGACCCGGGACAGCCGGACTTCAACTGGAACAACCCGGAGGTCCACCAGGAGTTCGAGGACGTGCTGCGCTTCTGGTTCGACCGGGGCGTGGACGGCGTGCGCATCGACTCCGCCGCGCTGCTGATCAAGTCCGACACCGCCTACGAAGACCTCGACGAGGTCCACGACGTCTACCGTCGGTGGCGCGAGGTGGCCGACGAGTACGACGAGCGCATCCTGATCGGGGAGGTCTGGCTCCCCGACCAGGAGCGTTTCGCCCGCTACCTGCGTCCCGACGAGCTGCACACGGCCTTCAACTTCGACTTCCTGTCCTGCGCCTGGGAGCCCGCCGACCTGCGCAGGTCGATCGAGCTGACGCTGGCCACGCACACCCCCATCGGCGCCCCGCCGACGTGGGTGCTGTCCAACCACGACGTGACCAGACCCGTCACCCGGTACGGCCGCGCCGACACCTCCTTCGCCCACGGCGGCGCCCTGCACGGCACCCCGACGGACCTGGAGCTGGGCTACCGCCGGGCCCGCGCGGCGGCGCTGCTGGCGATGGCGCTGCCCGGCTCCGTCTACGTCTACCAGGGCGAGGAGCTGGGCCTGCCCGAGGTGGAGCACCTGCCCGACGAGGTGCGCCAGGACCCGATGTACGCCCGCTCCGGCGGCAGGAACCCGGGCCGCGACGGCTGCCGCATCCCGCTGCCGTGGTCGGGCGAGGAGCCGCCGTTCGGCTTCGGCACGGGCACGCCGTGGCTGCCGCAGCCGGAGAGCTGGCGCAAGCTCACCGCCGAGGCCCAGCGGACGGACCTCGGCTCGATGCTGAACCTCTACCGTACGGGCCTGCGCATCCGGCGCGAGCTGCTCGGTGACGGCACGCTGACCTGGCTACCGCTGGGCGAGCAGGTGCTGGCCTTCACCCGCGACTCGGGCCTGACCTGCGTCACGAACCTGGGCGCCGACCCGGTCCCGCTGCCGGCGGGCAGGCTGCTGCTGGCCAGCGGCCCGGTCGTGGACGGGCTGCTGCCGTCCGACACGACGGCCTGGCTCTCCCCGGAGAGTTAGCCTGGGGGCAACCAGCCTGGGCGGGGTGTGCCGATGGTCGATCGGTTGCTGCTCGACATCGCCGACGACGGCATGCTGTCGGTGTCCATGTGGCCGGCCGGCGAGCTGCCGCAGCCCGTCGGCGAGCCCGCCCCGCTGGTGCTGCCCCTCGACCGTGACTCGCTGGAAGACCTCCGCTGGTATCTGGAGGACTACCTCAGACACCCCTACGCCGGGTACGCCGACCGCGGCTCCGGCATCGCGGCCCGGCTGCCGGCGTGGGGGGAGGGCCTGTTCCACGCGGTCTTCGGCACGCCCGAGACGCGGGCGGCGTACGCGGCGGTGCGGGCCAGGGGCGACCACGCCGAGGTGGTGATCAGGTCCGCGTCGACGCAGTCGCTCGGGCTGCCGTGGGAGCTGATGCGCGATCCCAGCCGGAGGAGGCCGATCGTGCTCGACGGCGTGTCGGTGACCCGGAGCCTGCCCGTACAGGATCTGAGTGGATCATTCCCCGCGGCAGAGGGACGGCTGCGGGTGCTGATGGTCATCTCCCGCCCCGAAGGGCGCGACGACGTGGGCTACGGGCTGATCGCCCGCCCCCTGCTGGGCATGCTCGACGCGGTACGCGGCAACGTCGAGCTGGTCGTGCTGCGCCCGCCGACCCTTGAGCACCTGCGCCGGGTGCTGATCGAGGAGCCGTTCCAGGTGGTGCACTTCGACGGGCACGGCGCCGCGTACGGCGGGGTCGTGTTCGAGCAGGAGGGCGGGGGAGCGGATCCCGTCCCCGCGGAGAAGGTGGCGCGGGTGCTGGCGGAGGGCCGCGTCCCCGTGGTGGTGCTGAACGCCTGCCGCTCCGCGCAGGTCGCGGCCCACCTGGTGCGGGGCGGGGCGGCGTCCGTGGTGGCGATGGCCTACAGCGTGTACGCGGTCGCGGCGGCCGAGTTCATGGCCGCCTTCTACGAGCGCCTGTTCGCCGGTGACCGGGTGGCCGACGCCGTCACCGCCGGCCGGGCCCGCCTGGCACTGCGCGACGGCCGGCCCAGCCCCAAGGGCAGGCTGCCGCTGGAGGACTGGGTGGTGCCGGTGCACTACCTGCGGCGCGACCTCGGCTTCCCCGGCCTGCGCACCGAGCGCCGGGGCGCCTCGCTGGACGACCTGCTGGACCGGCCGCCCGACGAGCCCCCATCGGACGACGACCTGGCGCCGGTCGGCGTGTTCGTCGGCCGTGACGACCTCTTCCACACCCTCGAATCGGCCGCCCGGCTGCAGAGGGTCGTGATCCTGCACGGCTCGGGCGGTGCCGGCAAGACCGAGCTGGCCAAGGCGTTCGGACGCTGGTGGCGCGACACGGGCGGCGTCGAGCGGCCCGACTGGGTGATCTGGCACTCCTTCGAGCCGGGCGTCGCCTCGTTCGGGCTGAGCGGCGTGATCGACGGGATCGGCCTGCGGGTCTTCGGGACGGACTTCGCGCGCAGGGACCCCGCGCAGCGGCTCGCGGTGGTGCGCCGGTTGCTGCGGGAGCGCCGCCTGCTGCTCATCTGGGACGACTTCGAGTCCGTGCACACCATGCCCGACCCCGTCACCCCGCCGCTGTCCGCCACCGAGCTGGACGAGCTCAAGCGCTTCCTGGGCGAGGCCGGCACGGTCCTGATCGTCAGCCGCAACCCGGAGGAGTGGCTCGGCGACCTGCGCCGCGTCGAGGTGGACGGGCTGAGCGCCGACGAGGCCGTCCTGTACGCCGACCAGCTCCTCGAACCGTTCCCCGAGGCCGGGCGCAGGCGCGCGAGCCCGGCGTTCGCCGAGCTGATGGAGTGGCTCGACGGCCACCCGCTCAGCATGCGCCTGATCCTGCCCCACCTGGCGACCACCGGCCCGGCCGCCCTGCTCGCCGCCCTACGCGGCGCCGCCCCGCTGCCGGGGCGGGACGACGGGGATCGCCGCAGCTCGCTCACGGCGAGCATCGGCTACTCCTTCGACCGCCTGCCCGAGGCCGACCGGCGCGCCCTGACCATGGTCGCGCTGTTCCACGGCGTGGTGGACGCGAACCTGCTGGCGTGGCTGTCGGGCATCTCCGACGTGCTGCAACGCGTGCGCGGGCTGACGGCCGACGACTGGACCCGCGTCCTGGACGGCGCCGCCGCCGTCGGCCTGCTCACCCGGTTCGCCGACGGCATGTACCGCATCCATCCTGCTCTGCCCGCCTTCCTGGCCCAGCGCTGGCGAGCCGAGGACTCCTTCGCGGCGGAGCACGCCGCCGCCGCGGGCGCGATGCTGCAGACCTGCTCCGCGCTGGCCGACTTCCTGCTGCCGCAGCTGTCGGGCCGGAGCGCCAAGGCCGGTGTCCTGCTGACGCGGCTGCATGCGCGCAATCTCACCGGCATGCTCGCCCACGCCATCGAGGAGAAGATCTGGGACCGCGCCCAGTGCATCGTGCAGACGCTGGTCGAATACTGGGACATCCGTGGATTGAGCGAGGAGACGCGAGGCTGGACCGACCGCATGCGGCTCGCGCTCGAAGGCGCTGACGGAAGCCCGCCAGGTCTGGACAGCGACGCCGGCCGGTGCTGGGCCTTCGTGGCGAGCGCCGAAGCGACCAGATCGGTGCTCGACGAGCGGATCGGCCAGGCCCAGGAGAGGTACACGGCGATCCTGGAGCACCTCGAGCGGCAGCCGCCGGGCCCCTACCGGCAACGGCTGTTATCGGGCGTCTACCACCAGCTCGGCGTGGTGGCGGGAGAGCGGGAGCGGTGGGAGGAGGCGGAGCGGTGGCACCGCACGTCCCTGGCCATGCACGAGGAGTGCGGCGATCGGGCGGGTCTGGCCGGGTGTTACCACCAGCTCGGCCGATGCGCGCAGGAGCAGCGGCGCTGGAAGGAGGCGGGGCGCTGGTTCCGCAAGGCGCTGGCCGTCGAGGAGGAGCTGGGCGACCAGGCTCGCATGGCCGACGGCTTCCATCAGCTCGGCATGATCGCGCAGGAGCGCCGGCGGTGGCACGAGGCGGAGCGGTGGTACCACCGATCCCTGGCACTCAACGAGGACGTCGGCAACCGCCCGCATGCCGCCATCACCTACCACCAGCTCGGCCTGCTGGCCCAGGAGCGGCAGCACTGGGCCGAGGCGGAGCGGTGGTACCTCGCGGCGCTGGAGGTCAACGAGGAGCTCAACCGCGGCGGCCATCTGGTCGCCAACTACCACCAGCTCGGGGTCATGGCGGTGCAGCTCGGCCGGCCGCGGGAGGCGGAGCAGTGGTTCACCCGGGCACTCGCGCTCGCCCAGTCGCTGGACCTGCGTACGGACATCGACCGTGAGCGCGGATCGCTGGACACCTTGAGGAGGAGCTGACCGTGCCCGACCCCGTAGCCGACGGTGCCAGAGCCGCCGCTCGCCGCCTCGGCCTCACCGCCGACGTGGAGAGCGCCCTCCAGGCCCGCCGCCCCGACCAGTACCTGGACCCCGTCTCCCTGGCCTCCCTGATCGTCAGCGCCGCCGCCCTGGCCTGGACGGTCTATCAGGACCTCAGGAAGAAGACGGACACGCCGTCGCCGGACGTGGTCAGCCGCACGGTTCGTACCGAGCTGCGCCGCTCCCGCACCCTCACGACTCGCGACGAGGAGGTCATCACCCTCACCGTCCAGGAGACGCTCACGGCGATGAGCGGCACCCAGGACAGCCCCGGCCGGACCTCCTCCCCGGCGCGGAGCAGCGGTGGTTACGATCACGGGATGGCACGGCTGCGCAGGACACCACCGCACGAGCTGGACCCGGAGGCCCGGGCGCTCTACGACAAGATCACCTCGGGGCCGCGCGGCCGGTTCATGGTCGATGCGGAGGGCGGGCTCACGGGGCCGTTCAACGCGATGCTGCTCAGCCCGGCCCTCGGCGACCCGCTCCAGGAGCTGGGCGCCGCCGTCCGCTACCGCTCCACGCTCAGCGACCGGGCGCGGGAGCTGGCGATCCTGGTCGTGGCCGGGCACCAGGACAGCGCCTTCGAGCAGGCCGCCCACGAGCCGATCGCCCGCGAGCTGGGCTTCACCGAGGAGCAGCTCCGGGCGTTGCGCGACGGCTCGCCGCCGGCGCTCGACGACCCGGGCGAGGCGGCGGTGCTGCGCGTGGTGCGGGCGCTGGTGACCAAGGGGGATCTGGACGAGGAGGAGTACGCCGTGCTGGGGGAGCGGGAGGTGTTCGAGCTGACCACGCTGGTCGGCTACTACTCCACGCTGGCTCTCCAGCTCCGCGTCTTCCGGGTGTGAGGCCGGCTCAGCGGGTGGCGCCGCTGGGATCGTCCAGCCACGTCCGCAGCACCGTACGGGCCGCGTCCGCCTGGTCGGGGAAGCGTAGCGCCCTGGCCAGCACCCACAGCGTGCCCTGCAGCCCGCGCGCCGCCAGGAACGCCCGCAGCTCCGGCTCGCCCGGATCGGCCCCGTAGGCCCGCACGGCGGCCCGCCCGTCGAGCCGCGTCGTGCGCAGCAGGCACGCCAGGTCCCACGCCACGGGCGCGGTCATGCACTCCTCGAAGTCGTTCCACAGCAGCCCGCCGGGCGTGGCGAGCAGGTTGCCGGGATGCGCGTCCCCGTGCACCGCCTGCACCGGCCCGCCGAGCCCATCCGTCTCAACAACCGGCCCACCGAGCCGCTCCGCGCACCCCGCGTGCGCCTCCCGCAGCCGCGCCAGCTCCCCGTCCCCGACCAGCCAGGAGCCCTGCCGCGCCAGCAGGCCGAGCAGCCGCGCGGGCTCGTCCAGCACCGGCCCCAGTCGGGGCAGCTCGCCGGGGAACCCGCGCAACGCCTCGTGCAGCTCGGCCAGCATCCGCCCGGCCTCCTCGGGCGTGATCACCCGCCCGGCATCGTGCGGGACGTGCGCCCAGAAGGACATCGCGACCCCGTCGCGCCGATGAGGACCGGCGGGCAGCAGCCCGCTGGGCGGCACCACCGGCACACCCGCCCCGTGCAGGTACGACACCACCGCCACTTCGCGCTCCAGCGCGTCGGCCGGGTCAGGCCGGCCGAGTGCCGTGGTGGTGGGCACGCGCGCCACGACGGGCGCGGGCCGCAGCAGGACGCGCAGGTTGAAGGAGTCGTTCAGCACCACCGGCTCCAGCACCCGCACCCCGTGCTCCCGCGCGACGGCGACGGCGACGGCGGCGGACACGGCGGCGCTGCGGGAGACCATGGCCTAGGCCGACTCCCTGATCACCAGCTCCGTGGGCAGGATGATCGGATCGGTCGGCCCGCCCTCGAACAGGTTGAGCAGCAGCCTGACCATGGCCGCCGCCTGCTCGGCGATCGGGTGCCGGAGCGTCGTCAGCGGCGGCTCGGTGTACTTGGCCGCCTCGACGTCGTCGAAGC
The nucleotide sequence above comes from Nonomuraea gerenzanensis. Encoded proteins:
- a CDS encoding carbohydrate ABC transporter permease — protein: MQILRRNLTAYGFLCAALACFTVFAWYPMVREFILSFQKTDLINEPIWVGLDNFVTAFRDPAFGEAWLNTLEFTFLALVCGYAVPFVVALVLNELRHARAYLRFVVYLPVMLPPIVAVLLFRWFYDPGPGLFNQVLDVFGLPPLAWLDSSSTALISLVIVSTWMNMGSATLIYLAALQNIPPELYEAAELDGAGIWKRIRHVTIPQTRLILLLMLMLQIVATMQVFIEPYMLTGGGPENATVTVAYLMFQNAFTLQDYGSAGALGMMLMIVLLVFAAFQLRLTREDKA
- a CDS encoding carbohydrate ABC transporter permease, with protein sequence MISVGAQVTTRGKRGRKRSPRPIEVQFRTIVSPHQLNSRWGRRIYWIVLAAVLLLFTLAFVFPLYWMVTGALKTPEELAQMPPTLFPADPTPDAFFEAWDLFDIGTLLLNTGYYSLGGWIVCMAVDVSAAYALSKLRPMFGNVILGMMLATLMIPAMVVLIPLYVTVVDLGLLNSPWALWLPAAANGFNIFLLKRFFDSIPRELIEAAQIDGAGAVRTLRSVVLPISRPILGVVSIFTIVTSFKDFVWPLLVMTDSDKMTISVGLSQTAGAVTQNQVMGGLLITSIPMIIVFFIFQRHIMAGLTAGSIKG
- a CDS encoding glycoside hydrolase family 13 protein → MSQTWWRGAAIYQVYLRSFADGNGDGAGDLAGLRSRLPYLKDLGIDAIWLNPWYPSPMADGGYDVADYRDIEPVFGTLGEAERFIEEAHALDIKVIIDVVPNHSSTESAWFKEALANPAARDRFWFADEPLNDWQSIFGGSAWTQVPDGQWYLHLFDPGQPDFNWNNPEVHQEFEDVLRFWFDRGVDGVRIDSAALLIKSDTAYEDLDEVHDVYRRWREVADEYDERILIGEVWLPDQERFARYLRPDELHTAFNFDFLSCAWEPADLRRSIELTLATHTPIGAPPTWVLSNHDVTRPVTRYGRADTSFAHGGALHGTPTDLELGYRRARAAALLAMALPGSVYVYQGEELGLPEVEHLPDEVRQDPMYARSGGRNPGRDGCRIPLPWSGEEPPFGFGTGTPWLPQPESWRKLTAEAQRTDLGSMLNLYRTGLRIRRELLGDGTLTWLPLGEQVLAFTRDSGLTCVTNLGADPVPLPAGRLLLASGPVVDGLLPSDTTAWLSPES
- a CDS encoding tetratricopeptide repeat protein, whose product is MVDRLLLDIADDGMLSVSMWPAGELPQPVGEPAPLVLPLDRDSLEDLRWYLEDYLRHPYAGYADRGSGIAARLPAWGEGLFHAVFGTPETRAAYAAVRARGDHAEVVIRSASTQSLGLPWELMRDPSRRRPIVLDGVSVTRSLPVQDLSGSFPAAEGRLRVLMVISRPEGRDDVGYGLIARPLLGMLDAVRGNVELVVLRPPTLEHLRRVLIEEPFQVVHFDGHGAAYGGVVFEQEGGGADPVPAEKVARVLAEGRVPVVVLNACRSAQVAAHLVRGGAASVVAMAYSVYAVAAAEFMAAFYERLFAGDRVADAVTAGRARLALRDGRPSPKGRLPLEDWVVPVHYLRRDLGFPGLRTERRGASLDDLLDRPPDEPPSDDDLAPVGVFVGRDDLFHTLESAARLQRVVILHGSGGAGKTELAKAFGRWWRDTGGVERPDWVIWHSFEPGVASFGLSGVIDGIGLRVFGTDFARRDPAQRLAVVRRLLRERRLLLIWDDFESVHTMPDPVTPPLSATELDELKRFLGEAGTVLIVSRNPEEWLGDLRRVEVDGLSADEAVLYADQLLEPFPEAGRRRASPAFAELMEWLDGHPLSMRLILPHLATTGPAALLAALRGAAPLPGRDDGDRRSSLTASIGYSFDRLPEADRRALTMVALFHGVVDANLLAWLSGISDVLQRVRGLTADDWTRVLDGAAAVGLLTRFADGMYRIHPALPAFLAQRWRAEDSFAAEHAAAAGAMLQTCSALADFLLPQLSGRSAKAGVLLTRLHARNLTGMLAHAIEEKIWDRAQCIVQTLVEYWDIRGLSEETRGWTDRMRLALEGADGSPPGLDSDAGRCWAFVASAEATRSVLDERIGQAQERYTAILEHLERQPPGPYRQRLLSGVYHQLGVVAGERERWEEAERWHRTSLAMHEECGDRAGLAGCYHQLGRCAQEQRRWKEAGRWFRKALAVEEELGDQARMADGFHQLGMIAQERRRWHEAERWYHRSLALNEDVGNRPHAAITYHQLGLLAQERQHWAEAERWYLAALEVNEELNRGGHLVANYHQLGVMAVQLGRPREAEQWFTRALALAQSLDLRTDIDRERGSLDTLRRS
- a CDS encoding carboxymuconolactone decarboxylase family protein, producing MPDPVADGARAAARRLGLTADVESALQARRPDQYLDPVSLASLIVSAAALAWTVYQDLRKKTDTPSPDVVSRTVRTELRRSRTLTTRDEEVITLTVQETLTAMSGTQDSPGRTSSPARSSGGYDHGMARLRRTPPHELDPEARALYDKITSGPRGRFMVDAEGGLTGPFNAMLLSPALGDPLQELGAAVRYRSTLSDRARELAILVVAGHQDSAFEQAAHEPIARELGFTEEQLRALRDGSPPALDDPGEAAVLRVVRALVTKGDLDEEEYAVLGEREVFELTTLVGYYSTLALQLRVFRV
- a CDS encoding phosphotransferase enzyme family protein, with translation MVSRSAAVSAAVAVAVAREHGVRVLEPVVLNDSFNLRVLLRPAPVVARVPTTTALGRPDPADALEREVAVVSYLHGAGVPVVPPSGLLPAGPHRRDGVAMSFWAHVPHDAGRVITPEEAGRMLAELHEALRGFPGELPRLGPVLDEPARLLGLLARQGSWLVGDGELARLREAHAGCAERLGGPVVETDGLGGPVQAVHGDAHPGNLLATPGGLLWNDFEECMTAPVAWDLACLLRTTRLDGRAAVRAYGADPGEPELRAFLAARGLQGTLWVLARALRFPDQADAARTVLRTWLDDPSGATR